One Glycine max cultivar Williams 82 chromosome 6, Glycine_max_v4.0, whole genome shotgun sequence DNA segment encodes these proteins:
- the LOC100782644 gene encoding branched-chain-amino-acid aminotransferase 2, chloroplastic-like isoform X1 produces MPTDYMYITKCCEGQNFGQGQLSRYGNIELSPSAGVLNYGQGLFEGTKAYRKENGGLLLFRPEENAIRMKTGAQRMCMASPSIDHFVDALKQTVLANKRWVPPPGKGSLYLRPLLLGTGPVLGLAPAPEYTFLIFASPVRNYFKEGSAPLNLYVEENFDRASSRGTGNVKTISNYAPVLMAQIQAKKRGFSDVLYLDSDTKKNLEEVSSCNIFIAKGKCISTPATNGTILSGITRKSVIEIARDHGYQVEERAVAVDELIEADEVFCTGTAVGVAPVGSITYQDKRMEYITGSGTICQELNNTISGIQTGTIEDKKGWIVEVD; encoded by the exons ATGCCCACTGATTATATGTATATTACTAAATGTTGTGAGGGCCAAAATTTTGGACAAGGACAACTCAGTCGTTATGGGAACATTGAACTCAGTCCATCAGCTGGTGTCCTAAATTATGGTCAG GGTTTATTCGAAGGCACGAAAGCATACAGAAAAGAAAATGGGGGCTTGCTACTCTTCCGTCCAGAAGAAAATGCCATTCGCATGAAGACTGGTGCCCAAAGAATGTGCATGGCATCGCCTTCCATTGATCATTTTGTTGATGCTTTGAAGCAAACTGTCTTGGCTAATAAGCGTTgg GTTCCTCCACCGGGCAAAGGATCCTTGTACCTTAGGCCTCTGCTCCTAGGAACTGGTCCGGTTTTGGGTTTGGCTCCTGCACCTGAATACACATTCCTCATATTTGCTTCCCCTGTTCGCAACTATTTCAAG GAGGGCTCTGCTCCACTCAACTTGTACGTGGAGGAAAACTTTGACCGTGCTTCTAGCCGCGGCACTGGAAACGTTAAAACCATTTCCAATTATGCACCG GTCTTGATGGCACAAATTCAAGCCAAGAAAAGAGGATTTTCGGATGTGCTATACCTTGATTCAGACACCAAGAAAAATCTCGAGGAGGTCTCTTCTTGTAACATTTTTATTGCCAAG GGCAAATGCATCTCAACACCTGCTACTAATGGAACTATTCTTTCCGGAATTACCCGAAAAAGTGTCATTGAAATTGCTCGCGATCATGGCTATCAg GTAGAAGAGCGTGCTGTTGCCGTGGATGAATTGATTGAGGCTGATGAAGTTTTCTGCACAGGAACTGCGGTCGGTGTTGCTCCAGTAGGGAGTATCACATACCAGgataaaag GATGGAATATATAACAGGTTCTGGAACCATTTGTCAAGAGCTGAACAATACCATTTCAGGAATTCAAACGGGTACTATTGAAGATAAGAAGGGATGGATTGTCGAAGTTGATTAA
- the LOC100782644 gene encoding branched-chain-amino-acid aminotransferase 2, chloroplastic-like, whose protein sequence is MIQRTVSFPSLRKLLLRAGCSKSASSKIGTYNCFASQSSPLPSHNPSYRDDEYADVDWDSLGFGLMPTDYMYITKCCEGQNFGQGQLSRYGNIELSPSAGVLNYGQGLFEGTKAYRKENGGLLLFRPEENAIRMKTGAQRMCMASPSIDHFVDALKQTVLANKRWVPPPGKGSLYLRPLLLGTGPVLGLAPAPEYTFLIFASPVRNYFKEGSAPLNLYVEENFDRASSRGTGNVKTISNYAPVLMAQIQAKKRGFSDVLYLDSDTKKNLEEVSSCNIFIAKGKCISTPATNGTILSGITRKSVIEIARDHGYQVEERAVAVDELIEADEVFCTGTAVGVAPVGSITYQDKRMEYITGSGTICQELNNTISGIQTGTIEDKKGWIVEVD, encoded by the exons ATCGGAACTTACAATTGCTTTGCTTCTCAGTCCTCCCCTCTACCGAGCCACAACCCTAGTTACCG TGATGACGAGTATGCTGATGTGGACTGGGACAGTCTTGGATTTGGACTGATGCCCACTGATTATATGTATATTACTAAATGTTGTGAGGGCCAAAATTTTGGACAAGGACAACTCAGTCGTTATGGGAACATTGAACTCAGTCCATCAGCTGGTGTCCTAAATTATGGTCAG GGTTTATTCGAAGGCACGAAAGCATACAGAAAAGAAAATGGGGGCTTGCTACTCTTCCGTCCAGAAGAAAATGCCATTCGCATGAAGACTGGTGCCCAAAGAATGTGCATGGCATCGCCTTCCATTGATCATTTTGTTGATGCTTTGAAGCAAACTGTCTTGGCTAATAAGCGTTgg GTTCCTCCACCGGGCAAAGGATCCTTGTACCTTAGGCCTCTGCTCCTAGGAACTGGTCCGGTTTTGGGTTTGGCTCCTGCACCTGAATACACATTCCTCATATTTGCTTCCCCTGTTCGCAACTATTTCAAG GAGGGCTCTGCTCCACTCAACTTGTACGTGGAGGAAAACTTTGACCGTGCTTCTAGCCGCGGCACTGGAAACGTTAAAACCATTTCCAATTATGCACCG GTCTTGATGGCACAAATTCAAGCCAAGAAAAGAGGATTTTCGGATGTGCTATACCTTGATTCAGACACCAAGAAAAATCTCGAGGAGGTCTCTTCTTGTAACATTTTTATTGCCAAG GGCAAATGCATCTCAACACCTGCTACTAATGGAACTATTCTTTCCGGAATTACCCGAAAAAGTGTCATTGAAATTGCTCGCGATCATGGCTATCAg GTAGAAGAGCGTGCTGTTGCCGTGGATGAATTGATTGAGGCTGATGAAGTTTTCTGCACAGGAACTGCGGTCGGTGTTGCTCCAGTAGGGAGTATCACATACCAGgataaaag GATGGAATATATAACAGGTTCTGGAACCATTTGTCAAGAGCTGAACAATACCATTTCAGGAATTCAAACGGGTACTATTGAAGATAAGAAGGGATGGATTGTCGAAGTTGATTAA